The following coding sequences are from one Halorubrum sp. BOL3-1 window:
- a CDS encoding thiolase domain-containing protein, protein MTDVRVAGVGLTRFGEHPDRSGRDLFGAAALRAFEDADVDRSDVEELNYGNFMGALAEHQGHQAPLMAEAAGVRCPATRYESACASAGVAVREAVRTVAAGDADVVLAGGMERMTHLPTDEATEGLAIAADDLFEVRAGVTFPGAYALMANAYFEEYGGSREDLAHVAAKNHANAVPNEYAQYRREVSVEEAMDAPPVAEPLHLYDACPITDGASALVLVSEEYAEERDLDASVAVTGTGQGTDRMALGDRERLARTPAADDAAAAAYEDAGVEAADIDVAEVHDCFTVAEVLALESLGLFEPGEGISAAREGITTADGDLPVNLSGGLKAKGHPVGATGGSQIAELTRLLRGDHPNSGHVADADVGVAHNAGGTVASAVVHVLEVAE, encoded by the coding sequence ATGACCGACGTACGCGTCGCCGGAGTCGGACTCACGCGCTTCGGGGAACATCCCGACCGGAGCGGCCGCGACCTGTTCGGTGCGGCCGCGCTGCGGGCGTTCGAGGACGCCGACGTCGACAGGTCCGACGTCGAGGAGCTGAACTACGGGAACTTCATGGGCGCGCTCGCGGAGCATCAGGGCCATCAGGCGCCGCTGATGGCCGAGGCCGCCGGCGTCCGCTGTCCGGCCACCCGTTACGAGTCGGCGTGCGCCTCCGCGGGGGTCGCGGTCCGCGAGGCGGTCCGGACGGTGGCCGCGGGCGACGCCGACGTGGTCCTCGCGGGCGGGATGGAGCGCATGACCCACCTCCCGACCGACGAGGCGACTGAGGGTCTCGCGATCGCGGCCGACGACCTCTTCGAGGTCCGGGCGGGCGTGACCTTCCCCGGCGCCTACGCGCTGATGGCGAACGCGTACTTCGAGGAGTACGGCGGGAGCCGCGAGGACCTCGCGCACGTCGCCGCGAAGAACCACGCCAACGCCGTGCCGAACGAGTACGCCCAGTACCGCAGGGAGGTGTCCGTCGAGGAGGCGATGGACGCGCCGCCGGTCGCGGAGCCGCTCCACCTCTACGACGCCTGTCCGATCACCGACGGCGCGAGCGCGCTCGTGCTGGTCTCCGAGGAGTACGCCGAGGAACGCGACCTCGACGCGTCGGTCGCGGTGACGGGCACCGGACAGGGGACGGACCGGATGGCGCTGGGCGACCGCGAACGCCTCGCGCGGACGCCCGCCGCGGACGACGCGGCGGCGGCCGCCTACGAGGACGCCGGGGTCGAGGCGGCCGACATCGACGTCGCGGAGGTCCACGACTGCTTCACGGTCGCGGAGGTGCTGGCGCTGGAGTCGCTGGGCCTCTTCGAGCCGGGCGAGGGGATCTCCGCCGCCCGAGAGGGGATCACGACCGCCGACGGCGACCTCCCGGTGAACCTCTCGGGCGGCCTGAAGGCGAAGGGTCACCCGGTCGGCGCGACCGGCGGCTCGCAGATCGCGGAGCTGACGCGGCTCCTCCGGGGCGACCACCCGAACAGCGGACACGTCGCGGACGCCGACGTCGGCGTCGCGCACAACGCGGGCGGTACGGTCGCGAGCGCGGTCGTCCACGTGCTGGAGGTGGCGGAATGA
- a CDS encoding PAS domain S-box protein yields the protein MSDRISVLLVDDDPDLLAVTASYLEREDDRIAVETAEDAATGLEALDECDVECVVSDYEMPGGDGLEFLQVVRERDPDLPFILHTGRGSEEIASEAISAGVTDYIQKRGGTERYERLANRVVEAVEKCRAERDADRMRRQLEAIADHSRDAILTVDDDGTIRFANPAVERLFGYAPGELVGEPLATLTPRRNGDELLDTLERHLDVAADEGDGASVELSGRHRDGSKLALSVSFGEFERDGERRFVGISRDVTERERHRAFVEHSSDVVAALDADGTFQYVSPSAERILGHDPEELVGENAFSYVHPDDREAVVETFEESADGDSSTGSESSTRSVEYRVRCADGGHRWVESVGNSWLDDNAIGGYVVNTRDISDRKEREQTLARLREWTRELNYARTVDETAQLAVDAVDDLVDAGLSGIHLRSDDGDRLEPVALGDSVPMLFDEQPTYERGAPPGTRAALVWEAFRGDGSIVIDEVSTYEPLAEETPAESLVLRPVGDHGLFVVSAPTAHEFTDTDVLVAGILSEHLEAALDRAERERRLEQLHGATRTLVRAESREEIAQRAVEAAEDVLGFSVVTVRIHDPDAGGLVPAAVSEFTEELLPERETFTPDGGSLNWRAFEAGEVRTYDDIRETDALDADTPLRSLMILPVGEFGTLSVGKTEPEVFDGTDEFLARILATAVETAFQAAERTRRLHERSRELERQNDRLEEFASVVSHDLRNPLNVAQGRVELAAEECGSEHLDAAVTAHERMEALIDDLLVLAREGETVSETDPVRVADAVRGCWSTVDTADAVLSVETDLTLRADESRLRQLLENLIRNAVEHGGDDVTITAGALDGGFYVADDGPGIPANERDAVFDAGYSTSESGTGFGLRIVEQVADAHGWEVRAVESEAGGARFEVTGVESAA from the coding sequence ATGTCCGACCGCATTTCGGTTCTCCTCGTCGACGACGACCCGGATCTCCTCGCGGTCACGGCCTCGTACCTCGAACGCGAGGACGATCGGATCGCGGTCGAGACCGCTGAGGACGCGGCGACGGGGCTTGAGGCGCTCGACGAGTGCGACGTCGAGTGCGTGGTCTCCGACTACGAGATGCCCGGCGGGGACGGACTCGAATTCTTACAGGTGGTCCGCGAGCGCGACCCTGATCTCCCTTTCATCCTCCACACGGGAAGAGGGTCTGAGGAGATCGCGAGCGAGGCCATCTCCGCCGGCGTGACCGACTACATCCAGAAGCGCGGCGGGACCGAGCGGTACGAGCGGCTGGCGAACCGGGTCGTCGAGGCCGTCGAGAAGTGCCGTGCGGAGCGGGACGCCGACCGGATGCGGCGGCAGCTGGAGGCGATTGCCGACCACTCGCGGGACGCGATTCTCACCGTCGACGACGACGGCACGATTCGGTTCGCGAACCCGGCCGTCGAGCGGCTGTTCGGATACGCGCCCGGCGAACTCGTGGGCGAACCGTTGGCGACGCTGACCCCCCGACGGAACGGCGACGAGCTTCTCGACACGCTGGAACGCCACCTCGATGTCGCCGCCGACGAGGGCGACGGCGCCTCGGTCGAGCTCTCCGGACGGCACCGCGACGGGAGCAAGCTCGCCCTCTCCGTCTCCTTCGGCGAGTTCGAACGGGACGGCGAACGTCGGTTCGTCGGGATCTCCCGGGATGTCACGGAGCGCGAGCGACACCGAGCGTTCGTCGAACACTCAAGCGACGTCGTCGCAGCGCTCGACGCGGACGGGACGTTCCAGTACGTGAGCCCCTCCGCCGAACGGATCTTGGGGCACGACCCCGAGGAACTCGTCGGCGAGAACGCGTTCTCGTACGTCCACCCCGACGACCGCGAGGCCGTCGTCGAGACCTTCGAGGAGTCGGCGGACGGCGACTCGTCGACCGGGTCGGAGTCGTCGACGAGGTCGGTCGAGTACCGGGTTCGGTGTGCCGACGGCGGCCATCGGTGGGTCGAGTCCGTCGGGAACAGCTGGCTCGACGACAACGCCATCGGGGGGTACGTGGTCAACACCCGCGACATCTCCGACCGCAAGGAGCGCGAGCAGACGCTGGCGCGGCTCCGCGAGTGGACGCGGGAACTCAACTACGCCCGGACGGTCGACGAGACGGCACAGCTGGCGGTCGACGCGGTCGACGACCTGGTCGACGCCGGCCTGAGCGGGATCCACCTGCGCAGCGACGACGGCGACCGGCTCGAACCGGTCGCGCTCGGCGATTCGGTGCCCATGCTGTTCGACGAGCAGCCGACCTACGAGCGGGGCGCGCCGCCCGGGACGCGGGCCGCCCTCGTGTGGGAGGCGTTCCGCGGCGACGGGTCGATCGTCATCGACGAGGTCTCGACGTACGAGCCGTTGGCGGAGGAGACGCCGGCCGAAAGCCTCGTGTTGCGACCGGTCGGCGACCACGGACTGTTCGTCGTCTCCGCCCCGACGGCTCACGAGTTCACCGACACCGACGTCCTCGTCGCCGGGATCCTCTCAGAGCATCTGGAGGCCGCGCTCGACCGCGCGGAGCGGGAGCGGCGGCTGGAGCAGCTCCACGGCGCGACCCGGACCCTCGTCCGGGCGGAGTCGCGAGAGGAGATCGCCCAGCGGGCGGTCGAGGCGGCCGAGGACGTGCTCGGCTTTTCGGTCGTCACCGTCCGGATCCACGACCCGGACGCCGGCGGGCTCGTTCCGGCGGCCGTCTCCGAGTTCACTGAGGAGCTGTTGCCCGAACGCGAGACGTTCACGCCCGACGGCGGGAGCCTCAACTGGAGGGCGTTCGAGGCGGGAGAGGTCCGCACCTACGACGATATCAGGGAGACGGACGCGCTCGACGCCGACACCCCCCTCCGGAGTCTCATGATCCTCCCGGTCGGGGAGTTCGGGACCCTCTCGGTCGGCAAGACGGAGCCGGAGGTGTTCGACGGGACCGACGAGTTCCTCGCGCGGATCCTCGCGACCGCGGTCGAGACCGCGTTCCAGGCCGCGGAGCGGACCCGGCGCCTCCACGAGCGGAGCAGGGAGCTGGAGCGACAGAACGACCGGCTGGAGGAGTTCGCCAGCGTCGTCTCTCACGACCTCCGGAATCCCCTCAACGTCGCGCAGGGGCGGGTCGAGCTCGCCGCGGAGGAGTGCGGCTCGGAGCACCTCGACGCCGCCGTCACGGCCCACGAGCGAATGGAGGCGCTGATCGACGACCTGCTCGTGCTGGCGCGCGAGGGCGAGACGGTGAGCGAGACCGACCCGGTCCGAGTCGCAGACGCCGTCCGCGGATGCTGGTCGACCGTCGACACGGCGGACGCCGTCCTCTCCGTCGAGACCGACCTGACCCTGCGAGCCGACGAGAGCCGGCTCCGACAGCTGTTAGAGAACCTGATCCGCAACGCGGTCGAACACGGCGGGGACGACGTGACGATCACCGCCGGCGCGCTCGACGGCGGCTTCTACGTGGCGGACGACGGACCGGGAATCCCCGCGAACGAGCGGGACGCGGTGTTCGACGCCGGCTACTCGACCTCGGAGTCGGGAACGGGGTTCGGACTCCGGATCGTCGAACAGGTGGCCGACGCCCACGGGTGGGAGGTGCGCGCCGTCGAGAGCGAAGCGGGCGGAGCGCGGTTCGAGGTCACCGGCGTCGAGTCCGCGGCCTGA
- a CDS encoding translation initiation factor IF-2 subunit alpha, giving the protein MKYSGWPEPGELVVGDVDEIADFGVFVDLDEYEDKRGLCHISEVASGWIKNVRDHVREGQTVVAKVLEVDESSSQIDLSIKDVNEHQRKETIQDWKNSQKADNWMEIALGEDVDDDRYTAVANALLVEYESLYDAFEAAAISGDEALVDVDDDTVDAVVTAARDNVSVPYVDVTGYVDLESAAPDGVDDVRDALATAEGNGQIPDGVELEVGYVGSPEYRIKVRAPDYKTAEDQLESAAARARESIEAAGGVGEFHRERREEDE; this is encoded by the coding sequence ATGAAGTACAGCGGCTGGCCCGAACCCGGCGAGTTGGTTGTCGGTGACGTCGACGAGATCGCGGACTTCGGCGTGTTCGTCGACCTCGACGAGTACGAGGACAAGCGCGGCCTCTGTCACATCAGCGAGGTCGCCTCCGGCTGGATCAAGAACGTCCGCGACCACGTCCGCGAGGGACAGACGGTCGTCGCCAAGGTGCTGGAGGTCGACGAGTCGTCGAGCCAGATCGACCTGTCGATCAAAGACGTCAACGAACACCAGCGCAAGGAGACGATCCAAGACTGGAAGAACTCACAGAAGGCCGACAACTGGATGGAGATCGCGCTCGGTGAGGACGTCGATGACGACCGCTACACCGCGGTCGCCAACGCCCTCCTCGTCGAGTACGAGAGCCTCTACGACGCCTTCGAGGCGGCCGCGATCAGCGGCGACGAGGCCCTCGTTGACGTCGACGACGACACTGTCGACGCGGTCGTCACGGCGGCCCGTGACAACGTCTCTGTCCCGTACGTCGACGTGACGGGGTACGTCGACCTCGAATCGGCGGCCCCCGACGGTGTCGACGACGTGCGCGACGCGCTCGCGACCGCCGAGGGGAACGGCCAGATCCCGGACGGCGTCGAGCTCGAGGTCGGCTACGTGGGATCGCCCGAGTACCGGATCAAGGTCCGCGCGCCCGACTACAAGACGGCCGAGGACCAGCTCGAATCCGCGGCGGCCCGCGCCCGCGAGTCCATCGAGGCCGCCGGCGGCGTCGGGGAGTTCCACCGCGAGCGACGCGAGGAAGACGAGTAA
- a CDS encoding 50S ribosomal protein L44e, which produces MEMPRRFNTYCPHCDAHHEHEVEKVRSGRATGMKRDARQRRRALATIGNAGGYSKVPGGDKPTKKTHLKYRCGDCGKAHMREGWRAGRLTFQD; this is translated from the coding sequence ATGGAAATGCCACGCCGCTTCAACACGTACTGCCCGCACTGTGACGCCCACCACGAGCACGAGGTGGAGAAGGTTCGGTCGGGTCGCGCGACCGGTATGAAACGCGACGCTCGGCAGCGACGCCGCGCGCTCGCGACGATCGGCAACGCCGGCGGGTACTCGAAGGTGCCCGGTGGCGACAAGCCGACGAAGAAGACCCACCTGAAGTACCGCTGCGGCGACTGCGGAAAGGCCCACATGCGCGAGGGATGGCGCGCCGGCCGGCTCACGTTCCAGGACTAA
- a CDS encoding 30S ribosomal protein S27e, which yields MAGDFHLLACDECGNEQVVFGKASSTVSCAVCGATLATPTGGEAELHGEIVETVEAR from the coding sequence ATGGCAGGAGACTTCCACCTTCTGGCGTGCGACGAATGCGGGAACGAACAGGTCGTCTTCGGCAAGGCCTCCTCCACGGTGTCGTGTGCGGTCTGCGGCGCGACGCTCGCGACCCCCACCGGCGGGGAGGCGGAGCTTCACGGCGAAATCGTCGAAACCGTTGAGGCGCGGTAA
- the mce gene encoding methylmalonyl-CoA epimerase, with protein MRFDHVGVATRDATDLADLFGGLCDAPVAHEETFDDMRIVFLELDGGGYFELLEPDGGGTIADYLDREGPGVHHVALAVDDLPAALDDARDLDIDLVDEEPRPGAWGHEVAFCHPRSTGGVLVEFVER; from the coding sequence ATGCGCTTCGACCACGTCGGCGTCGCGACGCGCGACGCGACCGACTTAGCCGACCTGTTCGGCGGCCTGTGCGACGCCCCCGTCGCCCACGAGGAGACGTTCGACGACATGCGGATCGTCTTCCTCGAACTCGACGGCGGCGGCTACTTCGAGCTGCTCGAACCCGACGGGGGCGGGACGATAGCGGACTACCTCGACCGCGAGGGACCCGGCGTTCACCACGTCGCGCTCGCGGTCGACGACCTCCCGGCGGCGCTCGACGACGCCCGCGACCTCGACATCGACCTCGTCGACGAGGAGCCGCGGCCGGGCGCGTGGGGCCACGAGGTGGCGTTCTGCCACCCGCGGTCGACGGGCGGCGTCCTCGTGGAGTTCGTCGAGCGCTGA
- a CDS encoding cyclase family protein has translation MLRDLSRPIETGMPTYPGDPDVTLAPDATHGADGYATSRFRTGTHAGTHVDAPRHTLPEGEAIDERDVGEFAFDARLVDLRPLEQREAIAPEALPDPGAIDDDVDLLLLRTGWASHWGSDRYRDHPYLTAATAERCRAADVGVGLDAFGPDPTPTARGDTESPASDGDEPDGTPAHDVLLGDSLPIVENLCGLDDLPTRFRLYAFPLRLRGGDGSPVRAAAEWDD, from the coding sequence GTGCTCCGCGACCTCTCGCGACCGATCGAGACGGGCATGCCGACCTACCCCGGCGACCCCGACGTGACGCTCGCGCCCGACGCGACCCACGGGGCCGACGGCTACGCGACGAGCCGGTTCCGGACCGGGACCCACGCGGGAACGCACGTCGACGCGCCGAGGCACACGCTCCCCGAGGGGGAGGCGATCGACGAGCGCGACGTCGGAGAGTTCGCGTTCGACGCCCGCCTCGTCGACCTCCGACCGCTGGAGCAGCGGGAAGCGATCGCGCCCGAGGCGCTGCCCGACCCGGGCGCCATCGACGACGACGTCGACCTCCTCCTCCTCCGGACCGGCTGGGCGTCCCACTGGGGGTCCGACCGGTACCGCGACCACCCGTACCTGACCGCGGCGACCGCCGAGCGCTGCCGAGCGGCGGACGTCGGGGTCGGTCTCGACGCCTTCGGGCCGGATCCGACGCCGACCGCAAGAGGGGATACGGAATCGCCCGCGAGCGACGGTGACGAGCCCGACGGCACGCCCGCACACGACGTTCTGTTGGGCGACTCGCTCCCGATCGTCGAGAATCTCTGCGGCCTCGACGACCTCCCGACGCGATTCCGGCTGTACGCCTTCCCGCTCCGGCTCCGCGGGGGAGACGGCTCACCGGTGCGCGCGGCGGCGGAATGGGACGACTGA
- a CDS encoding formate/nitrite transporter family protein has product MHRERSGLLLSGFSAGLDIGFGPLLMAVALTLSAGSYGDLPTEILLASVYSVGFIFVILGRSELFTEHTTLAVIPVLDRQASLRELGRLWGLVYVGNLVGGICFTLLAVLLTPGLGVVDPAAFETIALKLVGHDLRWLFVGGIFAGWLMGLLAWLVTAAQETTGRLLLVVVVTGTIGMLHLPHSIAGNVEVLFGLFTSPAISVTDYLSFLALATVGNAVGGGIFVAALKYEHVVRGAN; this is encoded by the coding sequence ATGCACCGCGAGCGGTCCGGCCTGCTTCTCTCCGGCTTCTCAGCGGGTCTCGATATCGGATTCGGTCCGCTGTTGATGGCGGTCGCGTTAACGCTCTCGGCCGGGAGCTACGGCGACCTCCCGACCGAAATCCTGTTGGCGAGCGTCTACTCCGTCGGCTTCATTTTCGTCATCCTCGGGCGGTCCGAGCTGTTCACCGAACACACGACGCTCGCGGTGATCCCTGTGCTGGACCGGCAGGCGTCGCTCCGGGAACTGGGCCGACTCTGGGGGCTGGTGTACGTCGGGAACCTCGTCGGCGGGATCTGTTTCACCCTGCTCGCGGTCCTTTTGACTCCCGGGCTCGGCGTCGTCGACCCCGCCGCGTTTGAGACGATCGCGCTCAAACTCGTCGGTCACGATCTTCGCTGGCTGTTCGTGGGCGGGATCTTCGCCGGCTGGCTGATGGGACTGTTGGCGTGGCTCGTCACCGCCGCACAGGAGACGACCGGCCGGCTGCTCCTCGTGGTGGTCGTCACCGGTACCATCGGAATGCTCCACCTGCCGCACTCGATCGCGGGCAACGTGGAGGTCCTCTTCGGCCTCTTCACCTCGCCCGCGATCTCGGTGACGGACTACCTCTCGTTCCTCGCGCTCGCGACCGTCGGAAACGCCGTCGGGGGCGGGATCTTCGTCGCGGCGCTGAAGTACGAACACGTCGTCCGCGGCGCGAACTGA
- a CDS encoding RNA-protein complex protein Nop10 produces the protein MKSDIRVCANWETAHDRPVYALDDRCPECGGPTENSAPAPFGPEDPYGEYRRRARRRDSA, from the coding sequence GTGAAATCAGATATCCGCGTCTGCGCGAACTGGGAGACCGCTCACGACCGCCCGGTGTACGCGCTCGACGACCGCTGCCCGGAGTGCGGCGGCCCGACCGAGAACAGCGCGCCGGCCCCGTTCGGCCCGGAGGATCCGTACGGCGAGTACCGGCGGCGGGCGCGGCGGCGCGACTCGGCGTAG
- a CDS encoding Zn-ribbon domain-containing OB-fold protein, whose translation MSDDAAGSDGADGGDADAGRTAEHAEWLDALADGDGFALVCPDGHGSLPPRRVCPECGATDLSREPFDERGTVETYTVVHVPSPRFADDAPYATAVVDFGPVRVTGVYRDGGDSVPDLEIGERVTVDVGERVTDGERLVVFRPADGE comes from the coding sequence ATGAGCGACGACGCGGCCGGCTCAGACGGTGCGGACGGCGGCGACGCGGACGCCGGACGGACGGCGGAACACGCCGAGTGGCTCGACGCGCTGGCCGACGGCGACGGGTTCGCGCTCGTCTGCCCGGACGGCCACGGGTCGCTGCCGCCGCGACGCGTGTGTCCGGAGTGCGGGGCCACCGACCTCTCGCGGGAGCCGTTCGACGAACGCGGGACCGTCGAGACGTACACCGTCGTCCACGTCCCATCGCCGCGCTTCGCGGACGACGCGCCGTACGCGACCGCCGTGGTCGACTTCGGACCGGTGCGGGTCACGGGGGTCTATCGGGACGGAGGCGACTCCGTTCCCGACCTCGAGATCGGTGAGCGGGTCACGGTCGACGTCGGAGAGCGCGTTACCGACGGTGAGCGACTGGTCGTCTTCCGACCCGCTGACGGGGAGTAG